One part of the Arabidopsis thaliana chromosome 4, partial sequence genome encodes these proteins:
- the HVA22K gene encoding HVA22-like protein K (HVA22-like protein K (HVA22K); CONTAINS InterPro DOMAIN/s: TB2/DP1/HVA22 related protein (InterPro:IPR004345); BEST Arabidopsis thaliana protein match is: HVA22 homologue B (TAIR:AT5G62490.1); Has 1515 Blast hits to 1515 proteins in 211 species: Archae - 0; Bacteria - 0; Metazoa - 701; Fungi - 226; Plants - 493; Viruses - 0; Other Eukaryotes - 95 (source: NCBI BLink).), which yields MSGFASQIPSMALLGSGLTGEVGLRVLFSPLSSNIVLRTACCSIGIGLPVYSTFKAIESGDENEQQKMLIYWAAYGSFSLVEVFTDKIISWFPLYYHVKFAFLVWLQLPTVEGSKQIYNNQIRPFLLRHQARVDQLVDGVYGEMVKVVRSHQGEIRFVRAMIAKILGSVNEDAPRLGEIANGSPVSETNSDSESDSNHED from the exons GTTGGGTTGCGTGTATTGTTCTCTCCACTTAGTTCCAATATCGTACTTCGTACAGCatg CTGCTCCATTGGCATCGGTTTGCCTGTGTACTCTACCTTCAAGGCAATTGAGAGTGGAGATGAGAATGAACAACAAAAGATGCTTATTTACTGGGCAG CTTATGGTTCTTTCAGCCTTGTTGAAGTGTTCACGGACAAGATCATTTCCTG GTTCCCGCTGTACTATCATGTGAAGTTTGCGTTCCTCGTCTGGCTTCAACTCCCAACTGTTGAG GGATCAAAACAGATATACAACAACCAGATCCGTCCTTTCCTCTTACGACACCAAGCTAGAGTGGACCAACTTGTGGATGGTGTATATGGGGAAATG GTGAAGGTCGTTAGGTCACACCAAGGAGAAATACGGTTTGTCCGAGCAATGATTGCCAAAATCTTGGGATCAG TCAACGAGGATGCACCACGACTAGGAGAAATAGCAAATGGTAGCCCCGTTTCAGAAACAAACTCGGATTCAGAATCCGATTCCAATCACGAAGACTAA